One Solanum pennellii chromosome 9, SPENNV200 DNA segment encodes these proteins:
- the LOC107031479 gene encoding GPN-loop GTPase 3 has translation MGYAQLVIGPAGSGKSTYCSSLYQHCETTRRTIHIVNLDPAAENFDYPVAMDIRELISLDDVMEELGLGPNGGLMYCMEHLEENLDEWLTEELENYLDDDYLVFDCPGQIELFSHVPVLKNFVEHLRRTNFNVCVVYLLDSQFITDVTKFISGCMASLSAMVQLELPHVNILSKMDLVTNKKEVENYLNPEPHLLLAELNQRMAPQFQKLNKSLIEVVDQYSMVSFIPLDLRKESSIQYILSQIDNCIQYGEDADVKVKDFDQEEDD, from the exons ATGGGCTATGCACAGTTGGTTATTGGCCCTGCCGGCAGTGGAAAG TCCACTTACTGCTCTAGTTTGTATCAACATTGTGAGACCACACGGCGCACTATCCATATTGTGAACCTAGATCCTGCTGCAGAGAATTTTGACTATCCAGTGGCTATGG ACATCAGAGAGCTCATCTCGCTGGATGATGTTATGGAAGAACTTGGTTTGGGACCAAATGGTGGCCTTATGTATTGCATGGA ACATCTTGAAGAAAATTTGGACGAGTGGCTAACAGAAGAGTTGGAAAACTACTTGGATGATGACTACCTAGTCTTTGACTGCCCAG GCCAGATTGAGCTTTTCTCACATGTTCCTGTGCTGAAGAACTTCGTGGAACACCTAAGGCGTACAAATTTTAATGTTTGTGTGGTATATTTACTTGATTCTCAG TTTATTACAGATGTGACCAAATTCATTAGTGGTTGTATGGCTTCACTCTCTGCTATGGTTCAACTTGAACTACCCCATGTTAACATACTCTCAAAAATGGATCTTGTGACAAACAAAAAGGAAGTTGAGAA TTACTTGAATCCAGAGCCGCATTTGTTACTGGCAGAATTGAATCAGCGAATGGCTCCACAATTTCAAAAGCTTAACAAATCATTGATTGAAGTG GTGGACCAGTACAGCATGGTGAGCTTTATCCCTCTTGACCTGAGAAAAGAGAGCAG CATACAGTACATCTTATCCCAGATTGACAACTGCATCCAGTATGGAGAGGACGCTGATGTAAAGGTTAAAGATTTTGACCAAGAGGAGGACGATTAG